CAGGATCATGCGCTGTTTGACGACTACTCCGGGGTGGTGCTTGAGACCGATGAGGGCGAACGCATTGCCAAGGTGCTGGGAGAGCGCAAGGCGGTGATTCTCAAGAATCACGGGATCTTGACAGCGGGTCCATCGATCGAAGCTGCGGCTTGGTGGTATATCGCACTAGAGAATGTCTGCCACACACAGTTGCTTGCAGAAGCGGCAGGCACACCGCAACCCATACCGCACGAGATTGCTGCATTGACGCATTCGCAAATTGGTGGCCCTGGTGGTGCTCATCACACCTTCCGCGATTTGGCAGCCGTTATTGTGCGTGAGCAGCCGGAGGTGCTGCAATGAACGCGCCGTTGAAATTACCGGAGCTGGTGCGCAGTCTGTCCGCTGATTTTGCGCAGCGTGCGGCTGCGCATGATAGGGATGCGAGCTTTCCTTTTGAGAATTTCTCGGATCTGCATCAAGCGGGCTTGCTGACCTTGGCCGCGCCCAGCTCGCTTGGTGGGCAGGGGGCCACATTGGCGCAGCTCAGTGATGTGATTGGAGCGATTGGTAAGGGCGATCCCGCTACAGCACTGGTGCTGATCATGCAGTTCACTCAGCACCGCAGTTTGGGGCGCGCGGGTAATCGTTGGCCCAAGGCTTTGGCACAAAAAGTAGTGCGTGAAGCCGCTGAGAAAGGGGCGTTGATCAACGCCTTGCGTGTGGAGCCTGAGTTGGGGTCTCCTGTGCGTGGAGGTCTGCCTGCGACCATTGCACGCCAAACGCCCCAGGGGTGGCGAGTCTCGGGGCGCAAGCTGTACTCAACAGGCGCGCCGATTTTGAGCTGGTATGCACTATGGGTGCGTACCGATGAGGCCGAGCCTAGAGTAGGCTATTTGCTGGTTCCTGCGGGGCTGGCCGGTACACGTATTGAAGAGACCTGGGACCACCTGGGCTTGCGCGCCAGTGGTAGTCATGATGTCGTGTTTGAAGATGTGCTGGTGCCTTTCGAGAATGCAGTGGATTTGCGTCTTCCGGCCGAATGGCTTGGTGCAGATCCCCAGGCGCAGGCAGAGATTGCCGTGCTGATCTCTGCGCTTTATACGGGTGTGGCCGAGGCCGCACGTGATTGGTTGCTGGGTTTCTTGCATGCGCGCAAACCGTCTTCGTTAGGGGCTTCTTTGGCGACCTTGCCACGTGTCCAAGAAGTCGTTGGCCGTATAGAAAGTCTGTTGCTGACAAATCAGCGCTTGATCGCTGGACTGGCCCGAGGTCTGGACGATGGTGTGTTTGCATCCGCGAACGAAGCAGGGCTGATCAAGAGCGTGGCTACCAATAATGCAGTGCAGGCAGTGGAGCTGGCCCAGTCGCTGACCAGCAACCATGGGCTGACACGGCATAACCCCTTGGAGCGCCATTGGCGTGATGTGCTGTGCGGTCGTATCCACACGCCTCAAGACGATAGCGTGTGGATTGCTGCGGGGAGCAAGGCCCTGGGGATTGGATCATGGGCTCAATGACAGACGCACCCGCCTTTGCGCCTTCGCTGCGCCAGGCCATCGTGCTTAATCAGTTGGGAGGTGCGGTCTTGTCTGCATCTACCGGTGTGCAGGTTCTGGATGCGAGCCAAGATCTGGCCTGGGAGCGTTGTCACGAGGCCGATGTGTTGCTGACTGCTCCACGTAATGGCTGGCGCGATGCTCCCAAAGAAAAGCCGGCAGGCTGGCCTGGGCGGCTGCGTTGGGTGCATCTGGCTTCGGTTGGCATCGATTATTTTCCCGCTTGGTTGTTTGAGGGAGTTCAAGTCAGTTGTGCGCGTGGTGTGGCGGCTGAGCCTATTGCCGACTACGTGCTTTCTGTGCTGCTGGAGCAGTCTTTGGCGTTGAATGCGCGCCGTGCGAAAAACGCTGCGGATTGGGAGCGGGAATCGACTTTGGTGATCTCCCAACCCATGGGGCTGCTTGCAGAGCAAACACTGGGTATCGTGGGTTACGGTGCCATAGGTAAGGCGGTAGCCCAACGTGCAAAAGCATTTGGCATGACGGTGCAGGTTTTGCGCAATGGAAAAGGATCTGCGCAATTGACTGAGGATGGAGCATCCCATGCCAAAGACCTGTCTCAATTGCTTGCTAGCAGTGACCATGTGGTGTTGGCTTTGCCGTTAACAGCCGCGAGCAGGGGATTGATCAATGCCGATGCATTGGCGTATTGCAAGCCGGGCCTGCATCTGATCAATGTGGCTCGTGGGGGCTTGATAGACCAAGATGCACTCAAAGTTGCGCTGGATTCAGGTCTGCTCGGCGCAGCCAGCCTGGATGTGACCGAGCCTGAACCCCTGCCAGAAGATCATTGGCTCTACAGCCACGAGAAGGTCAGGCTCACCCCGCATATTTCTTGGGCCGCAGGCGATGTGCAAGCTGCGACCCGGGACAAGTTTGCCGAGAATCTTCAGCGTTATCGGCACTCCCAAGCTCTATTTGATGTGGTGGATCTAAGCAAAGGCTACTGAGTTGTCTCACCGTTTTTCGCATAAGCATCTGCGAATTACTCGCTTCACCTAAAGCAACTTGACTGCTGCAATGGTCCTTGTATTTCAGACATCACAAGGACGGTTATGCAAAGAAGACAATTCCATCAAGTGCTGGGCGCTGTTTTTGCGGGTTCCAGCTTGTTGGGCGCTTCAAGTGTGAGGGCGCAAGGCAATCGCGTGCAACTGCGCGCAGGCGATCAAAAAGGTGGGTTGAAGGCCTTGCTGGATGCGGCAGGTGAGACCAAGGATTTGCCCTATGACATCAAGTGGAGTGAGTTCCCGGCAGCCGCACCTCTGGCGGAGGCGTTAAATGCCCGGGCCATTGATTTCGGCATTATTGGCGATGCACCCTTGTTGTTTAGTCTGGCGGCGGGCAGCGCTGCCAAGGCATTTGCCGCACAGCGCTCTGATGCCTACGGCACCGCCATTTTGATACGCCCAGATTCAGCATTCAAATCCGTCAACGACCTTAAAGGCAAAAGCATTGCCACGAATCGCGGCTCGATCGGGCATTTTGTGGCGCTCAAAGCCTTGGATACTGCAGGGCTGCCACTGGACTCCGTGCAGTTCAAATTCATTCCGCCAGCCGATGCCAAGCTGGCGCTGACACAAGGCTCGGTGGATGCGTGGGCAACTTGGGAGCCATATACAGCTTTGGCGGAAACTAGCCAGCATGCACGCGTACTGGTGAATGGACGAGGGTTGTGGAGTGGCCTGAGCTTTTTGGCTGCAACCGATGTAGCTCTCAAAGAAAAGCGTGAAGCCCTGCAGGACTTCAAACAGCGTGTCGCCAGAGCACAAATCTGGTCTTACAAAAATGCTGATGCTTATGGCCAATCGCTGGCCAAAATCATTGGCATTCCCGTGGCAGCCGCGACTCTGCAATTTGAGCGCAGAGCCATGCGTTGGCAAGATATTGATGCCGCAGTCATTGCTGACCAGCAGCGCACCGCAGATTTTTATGTGAAAGCACGGTTGCTCAAGCAAAAGCTGGAGGTTGAGGCGACCTTTGATAAGAGCTTCAGGCTTCTTTGAATCGGGCTGGGATTGATCAAAAATTCTGATGCCAGCTGGATCGCATCACCCTCATGGAGGGTGACTACGGACTTCCAGCTTTTATCGAAGGTTGCTGCCAACTACTCAAGGAAACCTGCCATTGAGAAGCTCCCAGCCTTATAGCTCGGATGACCGCTATATGGTGGCTGGCGAAAATTCGTAATGTGAGTGCGAGCAGCCGTAATCGCTGCTTGGCGGTCCTCGATCGTCAAATCTTGAAGTGCGGCAACCGGTCGATAGCTGCCTTGGATCACCGACGACTCTCGGTTGCGGCCATTGTCAGCCTGCGACCTGAACGAGAGCTAACTCGGTTGGCTGACACTGGTGCAGCTGGATATGATGTATCAATACCCACCCGCTCCGAAACAGGGAAGCTGTGGTTACCCGGGCAGGAAGACGGCCTCATATCCAGCATGCAGCTCCTGGACGAACTGTTGACGTCGCTCGCCAACGCCTGAAGATTGCCTCTCTGCACAGACCTTGAAAGCCTCCAATGTCCAAGAAAATCTTCGTCAACCTGCCCGTCGCTGACCTGCCGAAGGCCAAGTCCTTCTATGAAGCGATCGGCGCCGTCAACAACCCGCAGTTCAGCGACAACACCGCTGCCTGCATGGTCGTCTCCGACAGCATCTACGTGATGCTGCTCACCCACCCGAAGTGGGCCACGTTCACCCATAAGCCTATCGTCGACGCCCATGCTGCCAGCGAAGTCATGTTGTGCCTGAGCGCCGACGACCGCGCGGCCGTCGACAGCATGCTTGAGGCCGTTTCCGCTCACGGAGGCAAGGCGGACGTGAACCCCTTGCAAGACCACGGCTTCATGTATGGCCGCAGCTTCGAGGACGTAGACGGCCACATCTGGGAAGTCATGTTCATGGACATGAGCCAGATGCCTCAAGGCTGAAGCAACCTCGTCCATTGGCAACGCCTGCCTATGGACGTCTTCTAGCGCTGCCCGCGCGGCAAGGGTGCAGACCGCCTGCTCAGGCCGGTAGCTCCGTTTTTTGGACTTCGCTGACAGCCGACTTCTCCGGCAGGGGCCGCCTATCGGGGTTTCCGTTTCCTGGCATATTCGTGTATTCACACTATCGGCCAGAAGCTGCCGGTGGCTCTTGCAAAAAGCAGACATCCATCAAAACTCTACGTTTCTTCGCAACAAACTCACTTGTCAGAGCATTGATGTGGAGCAGAAAGTTGCTTGGATCGGCTGCGACGGTTGCTGGGGCCTGTGCTCTACTCTTTGAGTGAGCTTCTCCTGAGACAACGGAATTCATGTTGAGCATTCGAGCCCCGCACAAGAAGAAAGTCAGCTTCATTGATCAGCTGATAGATGGTCTAGTTAAAAGTCTTATCCAGTCTAGATATCTTTTGCTGAAAACCATTGCAGGAGTTGTCTTTATTGCTTCTATATTGATAGCAATTACTTGGCACAATCTGCATGAGTCGTATGACTATCACGTTCAGCGGGGAGTGGATGCATCGGTTAACCAAGCTCGCCTGTTGAGTTATGAGCTAAACACCGAGATGCGGCTTATCGATAACGCTCTAGCGACGATTGCTCAAGAATTCCAGGAGGCTGGATCAACCGCACCTGAGTTTGAGAATGCCGTTATCAATCAGCGGGCCTTGCTGCCTTTTTCCAAGGCCGTGCGCGTGGCTGATGAATCCGGCGTGGTTCGCCTTGGCCT
This window of the Comamonas testosteroni genome carries:
- a CDS encoding D-isomer specific 2-hydroxyacid dehydrogenase family protein; this translates as MTDAPAFAPSLRQAIVLNQLGGAVLSASTGVQVLDASQDLAWERCHEADVLLTAPRNGWRDAPKEKPAGWPGRLRWVHLASVGIDYFPAWLFEGVQVSCARGVAAEPIADYVLSVLLEQSLALNARRAKNAADWERESTLVISQPMGLLAEQTLGIVGYGAIGKAVAQRAKAFGMTVQVLRNGKGSAQLTEDGASHAKDLSQLLASSDHVVLALPLTAASRGLINADALAYCKPGLHLINVARGGLIDQDALKVALDSGLLGAASLDVTEPEPLPEDHWLYSHEKVRLTPHISWAAGDVQAATRDKFAENLQRYRHSQALFDVVDLSKGY
- a CDS encoding VOC family protein, which produces MSKKIFVNLPVADLPKAKSFYEAIGAVNNPQFSDNTAACMVVSDSIYVMLLTHPKWATFTHKPIVDAHAASEVMLCLSADDRAAVDSMLEAVSAHGGKADVNPLQDHGFMYGRSFEDVDGHIWEVMFMDMSQMPQG
- a CDS encoding ABC transporter substrate-binding protein — encoded protein: MQRRQFHQVLGAVFAGSSLLGASSVRAQGNRVQLRAGDQKGGLKALLDAAGETKDLPYDIKWSEFPAAAPLAEALNARAIDFGIIGDAPLLFSLAAGSAAKAFAAQRSDAYGTAILIRPDSAFKSVNDLKGKSIATNRGSIGHFVALKALDTAGLPLDSVQFKFIPPADAKLALTQGSVDAWATWEPYTALAETSQHARVLVNGRGLWSGLSFLAATDVALKEKREALQDFKQRVARAQIWSYKNADAYGQSLAKIIGIPVAAATLQFERRAMRWQDIDAAVIADQQRTADFYVKARLLKQKLEVEATFDKSFRLL
- a CDS encoding acyl-CoA dehydrogenase family protein, which translates into the protein MNAPLKLPELVRSLSADFAQRAAAHDRDASFPFENFSDLHQAGLLTLAAPSSLGGQGATLAQLSDVIGAIGKGDPATALVLIMQFTQHRSLGRAGNRWPKALAQKVVREAAEKGALINALRVEPELGSPVRGGLPATIARQTPQGWRVSGRKLYSTGAPILSWYALWVRTDEAEPRVGYLLVPAGLAGTRIEETWDHLGLRASGSHDVVFEDVLVPFENAVDLRLPAEWLGADPQAQAEIAVLISALYTGVAEAARDWLLGFLHARKPSSLGASLATLPRVQEVVGRIESLLLTNQRLIAGLARGLDDGVFASANEAGLIKSVATNNAVQAVELAQSLTSNHGLTRHNPLERHWRDVLCGRIHTPQDDSVWIAAGSKALGIGSWAQ